A single Thunnus thynnus chromosome 6, fThuThy2.1, whole genome shotgun sequence DNA region contains:
- the atp13a2 gene encoding cation-transporting ATPase 13A2 isoform X1, with product MDRRGSAVEPQSGLPSPSPRDPLLSPDSHMDVQGYKWVRWRVWLCRLFAVLSLGLLPIVFHWRPRLAVLARCSSCPLALADILLIRDSFGQQHVVEVLTEEMEEGSSEVLGTLEDTEWRDTVQLYKEEKTLLRYYLFEGLRYVWLDRKGAFCRVSVLNEDWTCMDLYGFQKGLSHLEQSLRRRVYGPNLIDVPVKPYIRLLFEEVLNPFYVFQVFSIVLWMIDKYYYYSSCIFIISFLSIGISLYEIRKQSVTLRNMARLVTNVTVRRNMGEEECVSSVELVPGDCIIIPQEGMLLPCDAAVLAGECLVNESMLTGESVPVLKTPLPAGEGRYSSETERRHTLFCGTQLIQAKGGRPGGGGAVAVVTSTGFFTAKGNLVSSILYPQPTNFRFYQDSVKFLFILAFVALIGTIYSFVVLLRSNVTWMELVMRSLDVVTIAVPPALPAAITTGTIYAQRRLKSQGVFCISPPRINICGKISLFCFDKTGTLTEEGLDVSGVVEGGPTGFSVLVPDPRHLLPGPMLSGLACCHTVTLLQGEPLGDPLELKMLESTGWTLWEPEGDGRMLDAEFGGHKVLAVMRPPTAGRTSTSESVAIVQRFPFSSALQRMSVVTVGRGGRSALAFIKGSPEMVASLCREDTVPAQFSSKLRNFSSEGLRVLALGCKPLDEKTDLKTIEREAVEKDMQFLGFLMMKNLVKPQSAKVINILRQAQLRSVMVTGDNILTAVNVAKSCGMVGSDEKVIFVNATPHTAQSMPSLRFSLGDGGTQNSIEVITQGLYQGGFGYHLAINGKSFAALCDHFPEYLPKVLMRATVFARMAPDQKTQLVKELQKLNYRVGMCGDGANDCGALRAADVGVSLSEAEASVASPFTSKTGNISCVPLLIREGRCSLVTSFSLFRYMALYSLIQFSAVLILYTVKTDLGDLQFLFCDIVLVTLLAIVMGRGGPSTELHHCRPPASLLALPVLGSLFIHTCTNILGQLAALFITTSQDWYVPLNSTLSGAANLPNMEDTSVFALSGFQYIMMAVVVTKGYPHKKPLYHNVIFLCLLLILFALMTWLVLYPTPIIAKYLQLYEISDMDYKLLLVALAALNFLICFVVEVLIDMGILNCLRLMRQKRSSKKQYKRLNVILSDCPTWPPLNQTLSPAEHTVIGFS from the exons ATGGACAGGCGCG GCAGTGCGGTTGAGCCGCAGAGCGGACTCCCCTCACCCAGTCCGCGAGACCCCCTGCTCAGTCCTGACTCACACATG GATGTTCAGGGGTATAAGTGGGTGCGTTGGCGTGTGTGGCTGTGTCGTCTGTTTGCTGTGCTGTCCTTGGGTCTCCTCCCGATTGTGTTTCACTGGCGCCCACGGCTTGCTGTCCTCGCCCGCTGCTCCTCCTGCCCTCTGGCTTTGGCAGATATTCTTCTAATAAGA GACAGTTTTGGCCAGCAGCATGTGGTGGAGGTCCTcacagaggagatggaggagggaaG TTCGGAGGTGTTGGGAACCCTGGAGGATACTGAATGGAGGGATACAGTTCAGCTGTACAAGGAGGAG AAAACGCTCCTGCGCTACTACCTGTTTGAAGGGCTGCGCTACGTCTGGCTGGACAGGAAGGGAGCCTTCTGTCGTGTTAG TGTCCTCAATGAGGACTGGACCTGCATGGACCTGTATGGCTTCCAAAAGGGCCTGAGTCACCTGGAGCAGAGcttgag GAGACGCGTGTATGGGCCCAACCTTATTGATGTGCCTGTGAAGCCTTACATAAGATTGCTGTTTGAGGAG GTCCTCAACCCGTTCTATGTGTTCCAAGTGTTCAGCATCGTCCTGTGGATGATTGATAAATACTATTATTACTCCTCGTGTATATTTATTATCTCCTTTCTCTCCATCGGTATCTCACTTTATGAAATCCGCAAG CAAAGCGTCACTCTACGTAACATGGCACGGTTGGTCACAAATGTCACAGTACGCAGAAACATGGGAG AGGAGGAGTGTGTGAGCTCGGTGGAGCTCGTCCCTGGTGACTGTATAATCATCCCTCAGGAGGGTATGCTGCTACCTTGTGATGCTGCTGTGCTGGCTGGGGAATGTCTGGTCAACGAGAGTATGCTCACAG GTGAAAGTGTCCCAGTGCTGAAAACCCCATTGCCGGCTGGTGAGGGGAGGTACAGCTCAGAGACCGAGCGTAGACACACCCTCTTCTGTGGTACGCAGCTCATCCAGGCCAAAGGGGGGAGGCCAGGAGGCGGCGGTGCTGTCGCTGTGGTAACAAGCACTG GGTTTTTTACAGCCAAAGGTAACCTGGTCAGCTCCATTTTGTATCCTCAGCCAACAAACTTTCGCTTCTACCAAGATTCTGTCAAGTTCCTGTTCATCCTGGCTTTTGTTG CTTTAATTGGAACCATTTACAGCTTTGTGGTCCTCCTCAGAAGCAAT GTGACCTGGATGGAGTTGGTGATGAGGAGCCTGGATGTTGTGACCATCGCGGTGCCTCCTGCCCTGCCTGCTGCCATCACCACTGGCACGATCTACGCCCAGCGCAGGCTGAAGAGCCAGGGCGTCTTCTGCATCAGTCCGCCACGCATCAACATCTGTGGCAAGATTTCACTCTTCTGCTTTGACAAG aCAGGAACTCTGACAGAGGAGGGTCTGGATGTTTCGGGAGTGGTGGAGGGGGGACCCACTGGTTTCTCAGTGCTGGTTCCAGACCCCAGACACCTGCTGCCGGGGCCCATGCTCTCAGGCCTAGCCTGCTGTCACACTGTGACGCTGCTGCAGGGTGAGCCCCTCGGAGACCCTCTGGAGCTCAAGATGTTAGAGTCCACTGGTTGG ACACTCTGGGAGCCAGAGGGAGATGGAAGGATGCTGGATGCAGAGTTCGGAGGCCACAAAGTTTTGGCTGTAATGAGACCTCCTACAGCTGGAAGAACT TCCACAAGTGAGTCAGTGGCCATTGTCCAGAGGTTTCCCTTCTCCTCAGCCCTGCAGAGGATGAGTGTGGTGACGGTGGGCCGCGGGGGACGCTCGGCTCTCGCTTTCATCAAAGGATCACCAGAGATGGTGGCTAGCCTCTGCCGAGAAGATACCG TGCCGGCACAGTTCTCAAGCAAACTGCGTAACTTCTCTAGTGAAGGACTCAGGGTTCTTGCACTTGGCTGTAAAccattagatgagaagactgacCTAAAGACCATCGAACG AGAAGCGGTAGAGAAAGACATGCAGTTCCTGGGCTTCCTGATGATGAAGAACCTGGTGAAGCCACAGAGTGCAAAGGTTATCAACATCCTGAGACAGGCACAGCTTCGCAGCGTCATGGTCACTG GGGACAACATTTTAACTGCAGTCAATGTTGCAAAAAGCTGTGGCATGGTGGGGTCTGATGAGAAGGTGATATTTGTCAATGCCACCCCCCACACTGCTCAGTCCATGCCCAGCCTGAGATTCAGCCTGGGAGACGGAGGGACACAAAACTCCATAGAGGTCATCACCCAG GGCCTGTACCAGGGTGGTTTTGGTTATCACTTGGCTATTAATGGAAAGTCCTTTGCTGCCCTCTGTGACCACTTCCCTGAGTATCTGCCAAAG GTTTTGATGCGAGCCACAGTATTTGCACGAATGGCACCTGACCAGAAAACCCAGCTGGTGAAAGAGCTGCAGAAACTGAA CTACCGGGTGGGCATGTGCGGGGACGGGGCCAATGACTGCGGGGCCCTGAGAGCTGCCGACGTCGGGGTTTCTCTGTCTGAAGCCGAGGCCTCAGTCGCTTCGCCTTTCACTTCCAAGACGGGAAACATCAGCTGTGTACCTCTGCTCATCAG AGAGGGCCGATGTTCTCTGGTCACCTCCTTCAGTCTCTTCAGATACATGGCCCTGTACAGTCTCATTCAGTTCAGCGCCGTCCTCATCCTCTACACA GTGAAGACAGACCTGGGTGACCTGCAGTTCCTGTTCTGTGACATTGTTCTGGTGACTCTGCTGGCCATCGTGATGGGGAGAGGAGGCCCCAGTACGGAGCTGCACCACTGCAGACCCCCGGCCAGTCTGCTGGCCCTGCCCGTCCTGGGGAGCCTCTTCATCCACACCTGTACGAACATCCTGGGCCAGCTGGCAGCACTCTTCATCACTACCTCGCAGGACTG GTATGTTCCACTCAATTCGACACTGTCTGGAGCAGCCAATCTGCCCAACATGGAGGACACCAGTGTGTTTGCCTTGTCTGGTTTCCAGTATATCATGATGGCTGTGGTGGTCACCAAGGGTTACCCTCACAAGAAGCCTCTCTACCATAATG TGATCTTCCTCTGTCTGCTGCTCATCCTCTTTGCCCTGATGACTTGGCTGGTGCTGTATCCTACGCCCATCATTGCCAAATATCTTCAACTTTATGAAATCTCTGACATGGATTACAAATTGCTGCTCGTCGCTCTGGCTGCTCTCAACTTCCTCATATGTTTTGTGGTGGAG GTGCTGATAGATATGGGAATCCTGAACTGTCTTCGCTTGATGCGTCAAAAGCGTTCGTCCAAAAAACAGTATAAACGTCTGAACGTCATCCTGTCTGACTGTCCAACATGGCCGCCCCTGAATCAGACCCTGTCCCCCGCAGAGCACACAGTCATCGGCTTCAGCTAG
- the atp13a2 gene encoding cation-transporting ATPase 13A2 isoform X2 has protein sequence MDVQGYKWVRWRVWLCRLFAVLSLGLLPIVFHWRPRLAVLARCSSCPLALADILLIRDSFGQQHVVEVLTEEMEEGSSEVLGTLEDTEWRDTVQLYKEEKTLLRYYLFEGLRYVWLDRKGAFCRVSVLNEDWTCMDLYGFQKGLSHLEQSLRRRVYGPNLIDVPVKPYIRLLFEEVLNPFYVFQVFSIVLWMIDKYYYYSSCIFIISFLSIGISLYEIRKQSVTLRNMARLVTNVTVRRNMGEEECVSSVELVPGDCIIIPQEGMLLPCDAAVLAGECLVNESMLTGESVPVLKTPLPAGEGRYSSETERRHTLFCGTQLIQAKGGRPGGGGAVAVVTSTGFFTAKGNLVSSILYPQPTNFRFYQDSVKFLFILAFVALIGTIYSFVVLLRSNVTWMELVMRSLDVVTIAVPPALPAAITTGTIYAQRRLKSQGVFCISPPRINICGKISLFCFDKTGTLTEEGLDVSGVVEGGPTGFSVLVPDPRHLLPGPMLSGLACCHTVTLLQGEPLGDPLELKMLESTGWTLWEPEGDGRMLDAEFGGHKVLAVMRPPTAGRTSTSESVAIVQRFPFSSALQRMSVVTVGRGGRSALAFIKGSPEMVASLCREDTVPAQFSSKLRNFSSEGLRVLALGCKPLDEKTDLKTIEREAVEKDMQFLGFLMMKNLVKPQSAKVINILRQAQLRSVMVTGDNILTAVNVAKSCGMVGSDEKVIFVNATPHTAQSMPSLRFSLGDGGTQNSIEVITQGLYQGGFGYHLAINGKSFAALCDHFPEYLPKVLMRATVFARMAPDQKTQLVKELQKLNYRVGMCGDGANDCGALRAADVGVSLSEAEASVASPFTSKTGNISCVPLLIREGRCSLVTSFSLFRYMALYSLIQFSAVLILYTVKTDLGDLQFLFCDIVLVTLLAIVMGRGGPSTELHHCRPPASLLALPVLGSLFIHTCTNILGQLAALFITTSQDWYVPLNSTLSGAANLPNMEDTSVFALSGFQYIMMAVVVTKGYPHKKPLYHNVIFLCLLLILFALMTWLVLYPTPIIAKYLQLYEISDMDYKLLLVALAALNFLICFVVEVLIDMGILNCLRLMRQKRSSKKQYKRLNVILSDCPTWPPLNQTLSPAEHTVIGFS, from the exons ATG GATGTTCAGGGGTATAAGTGGGTGCGTTGGCGTGTGTGGCTGTGTCGTCTGTTTGCTGTGCTGTCCTTGGGTCTCCTCCCGATTGTGTTTCACTGGCGCCCACGGCTTGCTGTCCTCGCCCGCTGCTCCTCCTGCCCTCTGGCTTTGGCAGATATTCTTCTAATAAGA GACAGTTTTGGCCAGCAGCATGTGGTGGAGGTCCTcacagaggagatggaggagggaaG TTCGGAGGTGTTGGGAACCCTGGAGGATACTGAATGGAGGGATACAGTTCAGCTGTACAAGGAGGAG AAAACGCTCCTGCGCTACTACCTGTTTGAAGGGCTGCGCTACGTCTGGCTGGACAGGAAGGGAGCCTTCTGTCGTGTTAG TGTCCTCAATGAGGACTGGACCTGCATGGACCTGTATGGCTTCCAAAAGGGCCTGAGTCACCTGGAGCAGAGcttgag GAGACGCGTGTATGGGCCCAACCTTATTGATGTGCCTGTGAAGCCTTACATAAGATTGCTGTTTGAGGAG GTCCTCAACCCGTTCTATGTGTTCCAAGTGTTCAGCATCGTCCTGTGGATGATTGATAAATACTATTATTACTCCTCGTGTATATTTATTATCTCCTTTCTCTCCATCGGTATCTCACTTTATGAAATCCGCAAG CAAAGCGTCACTCTACGTAACATGGCACGGTTGGTCACAAATGTCACAGTACGCAGAAACATGGGAG AGGAGGAGTGTGTGAGCTCGGTGGAGCTCGTCCCTGGTGACTGTATAATCATCCCTCAGGAGGGTATGCTGCTACCTTGTGATGCTGCTGTGCTGGCTGGGGAATGTCTGGTCAACGAGAGTATGCTCACAG GTGAAAGTGTCCCAGTGCTGAAAACCCCATTGCCGGCTGGTGAGGGGAGGTACAGCTCAGAGACCGAGCGTAGACACACCCTCTTCTGTGGTACGCAGCTCATCCAGGCCAAAGGGGGGAGGCCAGGAGGCGGCGGTGCTGTCGCTGTGGTAACAAGCACTG GGTTTTTTACAGCCAAAGGTAACCTGGTCAGCTCCATTTTGTATCCTCAGCCAACAAACTTTCGCTTCTACCAAGATTCTGTCAAGTTCCTGTTCATCCTGGCTTTTGTTG CTTTAATTGGAACCATTTACAGCTTTGTGGTCCTCCTCAGAAGCAAT GTGACCTGGATGGAGTTGGTGATGAGGAGCCTGGATGTTGTGACCATCGCGGTGCCTCCTGCCCTGCCTGCTGCCATCACCACTGGCACGATCTACGCCCAGCGCAGGCTGAAGAGCCAGGGCGTCTTCTGCATCAGTCCGCCACGCATCAACATCTGTGGCAAGATTTCACTCTTCTGCTTTGACAAG aCAGGAACTCTGACAGAGGAGGGTCTGGATGTTTCGGGAGTGGTGGAGGGGGGACCCACTGGTTTCTCAGTGCTGGTTCCAGACCCCAGACACCTGCTGCCGGGGCCCATGCTCTCAGGCCTAGCCTGCTGTCACACTGTGACGCTGCTGCAGGGTGAGCCCCTCGGAGACCCTCTGGAGCTCAAGATGTTAGAGTCCACTGGTTGG ACACTCTGGGAGCCAGAGGGAGATGGAAGGATGCTGGATGCAGAGTTCGGAGGCCACAAAGTTTTGGCTGTAATGAGACCTCCTACAGCTGGAAGAACT TCCACAAGTGAGTCAGTGGCCATTGTCCAGAGGTTTCCCTTCTCCTCAGCCCTGCAGAGGATGAGTGTGGTGACGGTGGGCCGCGGGGGACGCTCGGCTCTCGCTTTCATCAAAGGATCACCAGAGATGGTGGCTAGCCTCTGCCGAGAAGATACCG TGCCGGCACAGTTCTCAAGCAAACTGCGTAACTTCTCTAGTGAAGGACTCAGGGTTCTTGCACTTGGCTGTAAAccattagatgagaagactgacCTAAAGACCATCGAACG AGAAGCGGTAGAGAAAGACATGCAGTTCCTGGGCTTCCTGATGATGAAGAACCTGGTGAAGCCACAGAGTGCAAAGGTTATCAACATCCTGAGACAGGCACAGCTTCGCAGCGTCATGGTCACTG GGGACAACATTTTAACTGCAGTCAATGTTGCAAAAAGCTGTGGCATGGTGGGGTCTGATGAGAAGGTGATATTTGTCAATGCCACCCCCCACACTGCTCAGTCCATGCCCAGCCTGAGATTCAGCCTGGGAGACGGAGGGACACAAAACTCCATAGAGGTCATCACCCAG GGCCTGTACCAGGGTGGTTTTGGTTATCACTTGGCTATTAATGGAAAGTCCTTTGCTGCCCTCTGTGACCACTTCCCTGAGTATCTGCCAAAG GTTTTGATGCGAGCCACAGTATTTGCACGAATGGCACCTGACCAGAAAACCCAGCTGGTGAAAGAGCTGCAGAAACTGAA CTACCGGGTGGGCATGTGCGGGGACGGGGCCAATGACTGCGGGGCCCTGAGAGCTGCCGACGTCGGGGTTTCTCTGTCTGAAGCCGAGGCCTCAGTCGCTTCGCCTTTCACTTCCAAGACGGGAAACATCAGCTGTGTACCTCTGCTCATCAG AGAGGGCCGATGTTCTCTGGTCACCTCCTTCAGTCTCTTCAGATACATGGCCCTGTACAGTCTCATTCAGTTCAGCGCCGTCCTCATCCTCTACACA GTGAAGACAGACCTGGGTGACCTGCAGTTCCTGTTCTGTGACATTGTTCTGGTGACTCTGCTGGCCATCGTGATGGGGAGAGGAGGCCCCAGTACGGAGCTGCACCACTGCAGACCCCCGGCCAGTCTGCTGGCCCTGCCCGTCCTGGGGAGCCTCTTCATCCACACCTGTACGAACATCCTGGGCCAGCTGGCAGCACTCTTCATCACTACCTCGCAGGACTG GTATGTTCCACTCAATTCGACACTGTCTGGAGCAGCCAATCTGCCCAACATGGAGGACACCAGTGTGTTTGCCTTGTCTGGTTTCCAGTATATCATGATGGCTGTGGTGGTCACCAAGGGTTACCCTCACAAGAAGCCTCTCTACCATAATG TGATCTTCCTCTGTCTGCTGCTCATCCTCTTTGCCCTGATGACTTGGCTGGTGCTGTATCCTACGCCCATCATTGCCAAATATCTTCAACTTTATGAAATCTCTGACATGGATTACAAATTGCTGCTCGTCGCTCTGGCTGCTCTCAACTTCCTCATATGTTTTGTGGTGGAG GTGCTGATAGATATGGGAATCCTGAACTGTCTTCGCTTGATGCGTCAAAAGCGTTCGTCCAAAAAACAGTATAAACGTCTGAACGTCATCCTGTCTGACTGTCCAACATGGCCGCCCCTGAATCAGACCCTGTCCCCCGCAGAGCACACAGTCATCGGCTTCAGCTAG
- the atp13a2 gene encoding cation-transporting ATPase 13A2 isoform X3 gives MDLYGFQKGLSHLEQSLRRRVYGPNLIDVPVKPYIRLLFEEVLNPFYVFQVFSIVLWMIDKYYYYSSCIFIISFLSIGISLYEIRKQSVTLRNMARLVTNVTVRRNMGEEECVSSVELVPGDCIIIPQEGMLLPCDAAVLAGECLVNESMLTGESVPVLKTPLPAGEGRYSSETERRHTLFCGTQLIQAKGGRPGGGGAVAVVTSTGFFTAKGNLVSSILYPQPTNFRFYQDSVKFLFILAFVALIGTIYSFVVLLRSNVTWMELVMRSLDVVTIAVPPALPAAITTGTIYAQRRLKSQGVFCISPPRINICGKISLFCFDKTGTLTEEGLDVSGVVEGGPTGFSVLVPDPRHLLPGPMLSGLACCHTVTLLQGEPLGDPLELKMLESTGWTLWEPEGDGRMLDAEFGGHKVLAVMRPPTAGRTSTSESVAIVQRFPFSSALQRMSVVTVGRGGRSALAFIKGSPEMVASLCREDTVPAQFSSKLRNFSSEGLRVLALGCKPLDEKTDLKTIEREAVEKDMQFLGFLMMKNLVKPQSAKVINILRQAQLRSVMVTGDNILTAVNVAKSCGMVGSDEKVIFVNATPHTAQSMPSLRFSLGDGGTQNSIEVITQGLYQGGFGYHLAINGKSFAALCDHFPEYLPKVLMRATVFARMAPDQKTQLVKELQKLNYRVGMCGDGANDCGALRAADVGVSLSEAEASVASPFTSKTGNISCVPLLIREGRCSLVTSFSLFRYMALYSLIQFSAVLILYTVKTDLGDLQFLFCDIVLVTLLAIVMGRGGPSTELHHCRPPASLLALPVLGSLFIHTCTNILGQLAALFITTSQDWYVPLNSTLSGAANLPNMEDTSVFALSGFQYIMMAVVVTKGYPHKKPLYHNVIFLCLLLILFALMTWLVLYPTPIIAKYLQLYEISDMDYKLLLVALAALNFLICFVVEVLIDMGILNCLRLMRQKRSSKKQYKRLNVILSDCPTWPPLNQTLSPAEHTVIGFS, from the exons ATGGACCTGTATGGCTTCCAAAAGGGCCTGAGTCACCTGGAGCAGAGcttgag GAGACGCGTGTATGGGCCCAACCTTATTGATGTGCCTGTGAAGCCTTACATAAGATTGCTGTTTGAGGAG GTCCTCAACCCGTTCTATGTGTTCCAAGTGTTCAGCATCGTCCTGTGGATGATTGATAAATACTATTATTACTCCTCGTGTATATTTATTATCTCCTTTCTCTCCATCGGTATCTCACTTTATGAAATCCGCAAG CAAAGCGTCACTCTACGTAACATGGCACGGTTGGTCACAAATGTCACAGTACGCAGAAACATGGGAG AGGAGGAGTGTGTGAGCTCGGTGGAGCTCGTCCCTGGTGACTGTATAATCATCCCTCAGGAGGGTATGCTGCTACCTTGTGATGCTGCTGTGCTGGCTGGGGAATGTCTGGTCAACGAGAGTATGCTCACAG GTGAAAGTGTCCCAGTGCTGAAAACCCCATTGCCGGCTGGTGAGGGGAGGTACAGCTCAGAGACCGAGCGTAGACACACCCTCTTCTGTGGTACGCAGCTCATCCAGGCCAAAGGGGGGAGGCCAGGAGGCGGCGGTGCTGTCGCTGTGGTAACAAGCACTG GGTTTTTTACAGCCAAAGGTAACCTGGTCAGCTCCATTTTGTATCCTCAGCCAACAAACTTTCGCTTCTACCAAGATTCTGTCAAGTTCCTGTTCATCCTGGCTTTTGTTG CTTTAATTGGAACCATTTACAGCTTTGTGGTCCTCCTCAGAAGCAAT GTGACCTGGATGGAGTTGGTGATGAGGAGCCTGGATGTTGTGACCATCGCGGTGCCTCCTGCCCTGCCTGCTGCCATCACCACTGGCACGATCTACGCCCAGCGCAGGCTGAAGAGCCAGGGCGTCTTCTGCATCAGTCCGCCACGCATCAACATCTGTGGCAAGATTTCACTCTTCTGCTTTGACAAG aCAGGAACTCTGACAGAGGAGGGTCTGGATGTTTCGGGAGTGGTGGAGGGGGGACCCACTGGTTTCTCAGTGCTGGTTCCAGACCCCAGACACCTGCTGCCGGGGCCCATGCTCTCAGGCCTAGCCTGCTGTCACACTGTGACGCTGCTGCAGGGTGAGCCCCTCGGAGACCCTCTGGAGCTCAAGATGTTAGAGTCCACTGGTTGG ACACTCTGGGAGCCAGAGGGAGATGGAAGGATGCTGGATGCAGAGTTCGGAGGCCACAAAGTTTTGGCTGTAATGAGACCTCCTACAGCTGGAAGAACT TCCACAAGTGAGTCAGTGGCCATTGTCCAGAGGTTTCCCTTCTCCTCAGCCCTGCAGAGGATGAGTGTGGTGACGGTGGGCCGCGGGGGACGCTCGGCTCTCGCTTTCATCAAAGGATCACCAGAGATGGTGGCTAGCCTCTGCCGAGAAGATACCG TGCCGGCACAGTTCTCAAGCAAACTGCGTAACTTCTCTAGTGAAGGACTCAGGGTTCTTGCACTTGGCTGTAAAccattagatgagaagactgacCTAAAGACCATCGAACG AGAAGCGGTAGAGAAAGACATGCAGTTCCTGGGCTTCCTGATGATGAAGAACCTGGTGAAGCCACAGAGTGCAAAGGTTATCAACATCCTGAGACAGGCACAGCTTCGCAGCGTCATGGTCACTG GGGACAACATTTTAACTGCAGTCAATGTTGCAAAAAGCTGTGGCATGGTGGGGTCTGATGAGAAGGTGATATTTGTCAATGCCACCCCCCACACTGCTCAGTCCATGCCCAGCCTGAGATTCAGCCTGGGAGACGGAGGGACACAAAACTCCATAGAGGTCATCACCCAG GGCCTGTACCAGGGTGGTTTTGGTTATCACTTGGCTATTAATGGAAAGTCCTTTGCTGCCCTCTGTGACCACTTCCCTGAGTATCTGCCAAAG GTTTTGATGCGAGCCACAGTATTTGCACGAATGGCACCTGACCAGAAAACCCAGCTGGTGAAAGAGCTGCAGAAACTGAA CTACCGGGTGGGCATGTGCGGGGACGGGGCCAATGACTGCGGGGCCCTGAGAGCTGCCGACGTCGGGGTTTCTCTGTCTGAAGCCGAGGCCTCAGTCGCTTCGCCTTTCACTTCCAAGACGGGAAACATCAGCTGTGTACCTCTGCTCATCAG AGAGGGCCGATGTTCTCTGGTCACCTCCTTCAGTCTCTTCAGATACATGGCCCTGTACAGTCTCATTCAGTTCAGCGCCGTCCTCATCCTCTACACA GTGAAGACAGACCTGGGTGACCTGCAGTTCCTGTTCTGTGACATTGTTCTGGTGACTCTGCTGGCCATCGTGATGGGGAGAGGAGGCCCCAGTACGGAGCTGCACCACTGCAGACCCCCGGCCAGTCTGCTGGCCCTGCCCGTCCTGGGGAGCCTCTTCATCCACACCTGTACGAACATCCTGGGCCAGCTGGCAGCACTCTTCATCACTACCTCGCAGGACTG GTATGTTCCACTCAATTCGACACTGTCTGGAGCAGCCAATCTGCCCAACATGGAGGACACCAGTGTGTTTGCCTTGTCTGGTTTCCAGTATATCATGATGGCTGTGGTGGTCACCAAGGGTTACCCTCACAAGAAGCCTCTCTACCATAATG TGATCTTCCTCTGTCTGCTGCTCATCCTCTTTGCCCTGATGACTTGGCTGGTGCTGTATCCTACGCCCATCATTGCCAAATATCTTCAACTTTATGAAATCTCTGACATGGATTACAAATTGCTGCTCGTCGCTCTGGCTGCTCTCAACTTCCTCATATGTTTTGTGGTGGAG GTGCTGATAGATATGGGAATCCTGAACTGTCTTCGCTTGATGCGTCAAAAGCGTTCGTCCAAAAAACAGTATAAACGTCTGAACGTCATCCTGTCTGACTGTCCAACATGGCCGCCCCTGAATCAGACCCTGTCCCCCGCAGAGCACACAGTCATCGGCTTCAGCTAG